A genomic stretch from Spiroplasma endosymbiont of Clivina fossor includes:
- a CDS encoding transcriptional repressor, with protein MKWDYEKLTQVLKNKGHRLTNIRLAILKLLLKKQHLNINGIIRELKKENDEHKNINVMSVYNTLDLFLGTVQLTVSLSN; from the coding sequence GTGAAATGAGATTATGAGAAATTAACGCAAGTATTAAAAAATAAAGGGCATCGTTTAACTAATATTAGATTAGCAATATTAAAATTATTATTAAAGAAGCAACATCTAAATATTAATGGTATTATTAGAGAATTGAAAAAAGAAAATGATGAACATAAAAATATTAATGTCATGTCAGTTTATAATACTTTAGATTTGTTTTTGGGGACTGTACAATTAACTGTGTCTCTAAGTAATTAA
- a CDS encoding acyl carrier protein, with protein sequence MNWLAEIAKLLKEKKGIKVKISLETNFRNLGLDSLELMDLIILAEEEYKFRIPDNKLSDINTVQDLIIIIEEVVNSNS encoded by the coding sequence ATGAATTGATTAGCTGAAATTGCTAAATTATTGAAAGAAAAAAAGGGTATCAAAGTAAAAATATCATTAGAAACTAATTTCCGTAATTTAGGTTTGGACTCTTTAGAATTGATGGATTTAATTATTTTAGCAGAAGAAGAATATAAATTTCGGATTCCTGATAATAAGTTAAGTGATATTAATACTGTTCAGGATTTAATAATTATTATTGAAGAAGTAGTAAATAGTAATAGTTAA
- the proS gene encoding proline--tRNA ligase, whose translation MNKNLNKITSLEENFSQWYTDLIVNGNLIDYGVVKGAPILKPYGYAIWKNIVKNLETKFLEVEIQDVYMPLLIPESLLNQEKEHIQGFAPECAIVTKVGDKNLDEPLVIRPTSEVLFGTYFSKNISSYKDLPLKYNQWANVIRWEKTTRPFLRTTEFLWQEGHSVHNNMEEAQNWTIEMMNLYVKFFKEVLAIAVLNGKKSLHEKFAGAVDTYSLEALMLDGQALQSATSHYFAQNFSKNLDIKFTNANNKEEYGYQTSWGMSTRVIGALIMSHSDNRGLVLPPMVAPIQVGIIPIQDDEQVRQQVNRIYQQLKTKYRVVIDNSLKSLGYKLSNSEIQGVCFRIEIGIRELETDKVLIVRRDTKTKLMVKINDVESYLKTNMEQMQNDLYASSLKRLEAQIFVVNSFNEYEQQLKTKKGFFGAWFCNRIECEAEIKQLTGTVSRCQDLKKQVEENSKCFKCNQRAKGHFYFVRAY comes from the coding sequence ATGAATAAAAATCTTAATAAAATTACATCGTTGGAGGAAAATTTTAGTCAATGATATACTGATTTGATTGTAAATGGTAATCTAATTGATTATGGAGTAGTTAAAGGAGCACCAATTTTAAAACCGTATGGTTATGCAATTTGAAAAAATATTGTGAAAAATTTAGAAACCAAATTTTTAGAAGTTGAAATTCAAGATGTTTATATGCCTTTATTAATTCCTGAGAGTTTATTGAATCAAGAAAAGGAACATATTCAAGGCTTTGCCCCTGAATGTGCTATTGTTACCAAAGTGGGTGACAAAAATTTAGATGAACCGTTGGTTATTAGACCAACTTCTGAAGTTTTGTTTGGGACATATTTTTCAAAAAATATTTCTAGTTATAAGGATTTACCATTAAAATATAATCAATGAGCGAATGTTATTCGTTGAGAAAAAACAACAAGACCTTTTTTAAGAACAACAGAATTTTTGTGGCAAGAAGGTCATAGTGTTCATAATAATATGGAAGAAGCACAAAATTGAACGATAGAAATGATGAATTTATATGTTAAATTTTTTAAAGAAGTTTTAGCCATTGCTGTTCTTAATGGTAAAAAAAGTCTTCACGAAAAATTTGCTGGTGCTGTTGATACATATAGTTTAGAAGCATTAATGTTAGATGGGCAAGCATTACAATCAGCAACTAGTCATTATTTTGCCCAAAATTTTTCTAAAAATCTTGATATTAAGTTTACTAATGCTAACAATAAAGAAGAATATGGTTATCAAACTTCGTGGGGAATGTCAACAAGAGTTATTGGGGCTTTAATTATGTCTCATAGTGATAATAGGGGACTAGTATTACCACCAATGGTAGCACCAATTCAAGTAGGAATAATTCCGATTCAAGATGATGAACAAGTAAGGCAACAAGTTAATAGGATTTATCAACAATTAAAAACTAAATATCGTGTTGTCATTGATAATTCTTTAAAGTCATTGGGTTATAAGTTAAGTAATAGTGAAATTCAAGGAGTTTGTTTTCGCATTGAAATTGGGATTCGGGAATTAGAAACTGATAAAGTATTAATTGTGCGAAGAGACACAAAAACAAAATTAATGGTTAAGATTAATGATGTGGAATCATATTTAAAAACTAATATGGAACAAATGCAAAATGATTTATATGCAAGTTCCTTAAAACGATTAGAAGCGCAAATATTTGTTGTTAATAGTTTTAATGAATATGAACAACAATTAAAAACAAAAAAGGGATTTTTTGGTGCTTGATTTTGTAATCGTATTGAGTGTGAAGCAGAAATTAAACAGTTAACTGGTACTGTTAGTCGTTGTCAAGATTTAAAAAAGCAGGTTGAAGAAAATTCTAAATGTTTTAAATGTAATCAAAGAGCAAAAGGTCATTTTTACTTTGTGCGGGCATATTAA
- a CDS encoding acetyltransferase: protein MQKTKKINKKIAKQLEKQDSPVSLEKKPEVKERRGFFKHLFSKSVPTVNKVDIHFGWTRNATKRIIKQLLLQKVDHFYFYSSIANIFYILEQGIKPVKSKKLKENEKYIVWTYLEKDDHLELELSTSSRHQFWSWCLENKIDLTTVAIFYIDLVKLYENTKKDWEFNNNLQRVIVNEPISVNAIRAILIKDMEIYKRLQQYVSYQQIDIKIFYGDKDIIEGIKGKKLKVNE, encoded by the coding sequence ATGCAAAAAACGAAAAAAATTAATAAAAAAATTGCTAAGCAGTTAGAAAAACAAGATTCTCCTGTAAGTTTAGAAAAAAAACCGGAAGTTAAAGAAAGACGAGGTTTTTTTAAACATTTATTTTCAAAAAGTGTTCCAACAGTTAATAAAGTTGATATTCATTTTGGATGAACACGAAATGCTACTAAAAGAATTATTAAGCAATTATTATTACAAAAGGTTGATCATTTTTATTTTTATAGTTCCATTGCTAATATTTTTTATATTTTAGAGCAAGGAATTAAACCGGTAAAATCTAAGAAACTTAAAGAAAATGAAAAGTATATTGTTTGAACATATTTAGAAAAAGATGATCATCTTGAATTAGAATTATCTACTAGTAGTCGTCATCAATTTTGAAGTTGATGCTTAGAAAATAAGATTGATTTAACTACGGTGGCAATTTTTTATATTGATTTAGTCAAATTATATGAAAATACTAAAAAAGATTGAGAGTTTAATAATAATTTGCAACGAGTTATCGTTAATGAACCAATTAGTGTTAATGCTATTAGAGCAATTTTAATTAAAGATATGGAAATATATAAAAGATTACAACAATATGTTTCTTATCAACAAATTGATATTAAAATATTTTATGGTGATAAAGATATTATTGAAGGAATTAAAGGAAAGAAGTTAAAAGTTAATGAATAA
- the cls gene encoding cardiolipin synthase: MLNKKMRLAITFVLLVLLLVTCIFIIAKYIDWLWIIGVVTISFGTLTALIIFVSNRPARTKISWIIAVYALPIVGIIIFIIFGRTYRYTKAQKFYLKKYQDFYAKEDFNYTNNFLKNQIKEERSILHLTTNISQRPLYNHTKVDLITNGIEKFSLLFKDLESAENYIHINYFILDDGEVLKYLTQLLIKKTYQGVNIRLIYDHAGSFFTVYHDTIQKLKRAGVHLKRFSPINLPFISGRNNYRNHRKDVIIDGKIGYTGGINVGDAYCHLSSKYGFWRDSQVRLQGSAVCSLELIFLQDWYFTTGESLVFDKKLLKNEPYDGKTSNIVQVIDDGPNTYETIQKDIYVKVISSAKSRVWLSTPYFIPTDDIVTALKNAAKSGVDVRLLMPGKTDKFFILDISRSYYDELFNSGIKIYEMSKIFNHSKTALIDDNLVIIGSTNLDFRSLYHDHQTIVILYGDANKQLEKNYLWDIERSILLTTSPLKKKNWFYRIMILPIVKIFDPLF; encoded by the coding sequence ATGTTAAATAAAAAAATGCGTTTAGCAATTACTTTTGTTCTTTTAGTACTTTTATTGGTGACTTGTATTTTTATTATTGCTAAATATATTGATTGATTATGAATTATTGGTGTAGTAACAATTTCATTTGGAACTTTAACAGCATTAATTATTTTTGTTTCCAACCGACCAGCACGAACAAAAATTTCTTGAATTATTGCTGTGTATGCGTTACCAATTGTTGGTATTATAATCTTTATTATTTTTGGTCGAACTTATCGTTATACGAAAGCACAAAAGTTTTATTTAAAAAAATATCAAGATTTTTATGCTAAAGAGGATTTTAATTATACGAATAACTTTTTAAAAAATCAAATTAAAGAAGAACGAAGTATTTTACATTTGACTACTAATATATCACAAAGACCACTATATAATCATACGAAAGTTGATTTAATAACTAATGGAATTGAAAAGTTTTCGTTGTTATTTAAAGACTTAGAAAGTGCTGAAAATTATATTCATATTAATTATTTCATTTTAGATGATGGTGAAGTTTTAAAATATTTGACACAGTTATTAATTAAAAAAACTTATCAAGGCGTTAATATTCGCTTAATTTATGATCATGCTGGAAGTTTTTTTACAGTTTATCATGATACAATTCAGAAATTAAAACGCGCTGGCGTTCATTTAAAAAGATTTTCACCGATAAATTTACCTTTTATTAGTGGTCGTAATAATTATCGTAATCATCGTAAAGATGTTATTATTGATGGCAAGATTGGTTATACGGGAGGCATTAATGTTGGTGATGCTTATTGTCATTTAAGTTCTAAATATGGCTTTTGACGCGATAGTCAAGTTCGTTTGCAAGGTAGTGCTGTTTGTAGTTTAGAGTTAATATTTTTACAGGATTGATATTTTACAACTGGCGAGTCGTTAGTGTTTGATAAGAAATTGTTAAAAAATGAACCATATGATGGTAAAACTAGTAATATTGTTCAGGTTATTGATGATGGCCCCAATACTTATGAAACGATTCAAAAGGATATTTATGTTAAAGTTATTTCTAGTGCTAAAAGTCGTGTTTGGTTATCGACGCCGTATTTTATCCCGACTGATGATATTGTGACGGCATTAAAAAATGCTGCTAAGTCAGGTGTTGATGTGCGATTATTAATGCCAGGAAAAACTGATAAATTTTTTATTCTTGATATTAGTCGTTCATATTATGATGAATTATTTAATTCGGGGATAAAAATTTATGAAATGAGTAAGATTTTTAATCATTCAAAAACAGCATTAATTGATGATAATTTAGTCATTATTGGATCAACTAATTTAGATTTTCGTAGTCTTTATCACGATCATCAAACTATTGTTATTCTTTATGGGGATGCTAATAAGCAACTAGAAAAGAATTATTTATGAGATATTGAAAGAAGTATTCTTTTAACGACATCACCGTTAAAGAAAAAAAATTGATTTTATCGGATAATGATTTTACCAATTGTTAAAATTTTTGATCCCTTATTTTAG
- a CDS encoding transposase family protein: MKFKKNNQISDKNFLRLTGIKHTTFNKMLEILKIEELKKRFRRGRTNKLSLENRILMTLEYWREYRTYFHIAKSYDISESSCYRNIKWIEDTLIKHPNFQQLTGQKSLLKDYFKDKTVIIDVTESQIQRPKKDKNSTTQEKRKNTQ; encoded by the coding sequence ATGAAATTTAAAAAAAATAATCAAATAAGTGATAAAAATTTTTTAAGATTAACTGGTATTAAACATACTACTTTTAATAAAATGCTAGAAATTTTAAAAATAGAAGAATTAAAAAAGAGATTTCGTCGCGGAAGAACCAATAAATTATCATTAGAAAATCGTATTTTAATGACTTTAGAATATTGAAGAGAATATAGAACTTATTTTCATATTGCAAAAAGTTATGATATTAGTGAAAGTAGTTGTTATAGAAATATCAAATGAATTGAAGACACTTTAATAAAACACCCTAATTTTCAACAACTTACTGGTCAAAAATCACTATTAAAAGATTATTTCAAAGATAAGACTGTTATAATTGATGTAACTGAAAGCCAAATCCAACGCCCAAAAAAAGACAAAAACAGCACTACTCAGGAAAAAAGAAAAAACACACAATAA
- a CDS encoding transposase family protein gives MKTQVIIEKDSKKIISSDFSYGKNHDFKILKDSKIKFLPETTVLVDLGYQGIQKINHNVLIPKRKSKKNPLNKEEKQNNERISKMRIVIENVFAILKKFKIISEKYRNRRKRFALRFNLIASIYNLQLLV, from the coding sequence ATAAAAACACAAGTTATAATTGAAAAAGATAGTAAAAAAATTATTAGTTCTGATTTTTCTTATGGTAAAAACCATGACTTTAAAATTTTAAAAGATTCAAAAATTAAATTTTTACCAGAAACAACTGTTTTAGTGGATTTAGGTTATCAAGGCATACAAAAAATTAATCATAATGTTTTAATTCCTAAAAGAAAATCAAAGAAAAACCCTTTAAATAAAGAAGAAAAGCAAAATAATGAGCGAATTTCAAAAATGAGAATTGTTATTGAAAATGTTTTTGCTATACTTAAAAAATTTAAAATTATTAGTGAAAAATATCGAAATCGTAGAAAAAGATTTGCTTTAAGATTTAATTTAATAGCTTCAATTTATAATTTACAACTATTAGTTTAA
- a CDS encoding IS1/IS1595 family N-terminal zinc-binding domain-containing protein, producing MEKIIQELVNTLTDDQFLEFYEKVKQQAELIKKQKRLNEIDQKFRAQGIKCPKCESYHCVKNGHNSEGKQKYLCKNCRASFDAFRNHFIYWSHLNYEQWNLLIQISLPGQSSKTISRFIKTTLKTAWYNRQKLMKSKQLENTQLKFKKLSGKIQIDETFIKEIHKGNFKYKTDPRRIHLDPFATNTKCCIQMAIDNNNNIYVKSTNTKRLQKQWVIENMNKELINENSIITSDMQKLYFLVAKQTNSTLCVTKTTTNPEASYRNLNKISKLQSSLKEALIHYHGLGFTNIQNYLNLWKWKYQHKGLTPNQQTAVLYFNV from the coding sequence ATGGAAAAAATAATTCAAGAACTAGTAAATACTTTAACAGATGATCAATTTTTAGAATTTTATGAAAAAGTCAAACAACAAGCAGAATTAATAAAAAAACAAAAACGGTTAAATGAAATTGATCAAAAATTTAGAGCGCAAGGTATTAAATGCCCTAAATGTGAATCTTACCATTGCGTTAAAAATGGACATAATTCAGAAGGAAAACAAAAATATTTATGTAAAAATTGCCGTGCAAGTTTTGACGCTTTTCGTAATCATTTTATTTATTGAAGTCATTTAAATTATGAACAATGAAATTTATTGATTCAAATTTCATTGCCGGGGCAATCTAGTAAAACAATTTCTCGTTTTATTAAAACTACATTAAAAACTGCTTGATATAATCGTCAAAAATTAATGAAATCAAAACAATTAGAAAATACCCAATTAAAATTTAAAAAATTATCTGGTAAAATCCAAATCGATGAAACATTTATTAAAGAAATCCATAAAGGAAATTTCAAATATAAAACTGATCCACGAAGAATTCACCTTGACCCATTCGCAACTAATACTAAATGCTGTATTCAAATGGCAATTGATAATAATAACAATATTTATGTTAAATCCACAAACACCAAACGTTTACAAAAACAATGAGTTATTGAAAATATGAACAAAGAATTAATTAACGAAAATTCAATTATTACTTCTGATATGCAAAAATTATATTTTTTAGTAGCAAAACAAACAAATTCTACTTTATGTGTAACTAAAACAACAACTAATCCTGAAGCTAGTTATCGTAACTTAAATAAAATCAGTAAATTACAATCTAGTCTTAAAGAAGCCTTAATTCATTATCATGGTTTAGGTTTTACTAATATTCAAAATTATTTAAATCTCTGAAAATGAAAATACCAACATAAGGGTTTAACTCCAAACCAACAAACAGCGGTATTATATTTTAATGTATAA
- a CDS encoding UPF0236 family transposase-like protein, whose product MKNKRTTFFIGKDERFPTKDLSKKLLELGSQFYENFDNAKLVVGGDGATWIKQLASFMGAKYILDRYHAVRELRKVFLFSKLYHGKELFQKAINYFYSGEYDNLMELLKIYAPKEIFKYFKNNQVGIIHQGESWNIGVSAESDVSRLVKSCLGYGSKIFSLAVLKNMLNGRTYKLNNNFSI is encoded by the coding sequence TTGAAAAATAAGAGAACTACATTCTTTATTGGTAAGGATGAAAGATTTCCAACCAAAGACTTATCAAAAAAATTACTTGAATTAGGATCACAATTTTATGAAAATTTTGATAATGCTAAATTAGTCGTTGGCGGGGATGGTGCAACATGAATTAAACAACTGGCATCTTTTATGGGAGCTAAATATATTTTAGATCGATATCATGCTGTAAGAGAATTAAGAAAAGTATTTTTATTTTCAAAGTTATATCATGGCAAAGAACTTTTTCAAAAAGCTATTAATTATTTTTATTCTGGTGAATATGACAATTTAATGGAATTATTAAAAATTTATGCCCCAAAAGAAATATTTAAGTACTTTAAAAATAATCAAGTTGGCATTATACATCAAGGAGAAAGTTGGAATATTGGAGTATCAGCTGAATCTGATGTATCTAGATTAGTGAAATCATGTCTAGGTTATGGAAGTAAGATATTTTCGCTGGCCGTGCTTAAAAACATGCTAAATGGAAGAACATATAAACTAAACAATAATTTTTCAATTTAA
- a CDS encoding transposase family protein, which produces MKFKKNNQISDKNFLRLTGIKHTTFNKMLEILKIEELKKRFRRGRTNKLSLENRILMTLEYWREYRTYFHIAKSYDISESSCYRNIKWIEDTLIKHPNFQQLTGQKSLLKD; this is translated from the coding sequence ATGAAATTTAAAAAAAATAATCAAATAAGTGATAAAAATTTTTTAAGATTAACTGGTATTAAACATACTACTTTTAATAAAATGCTAGAAATTTTAAAAATAGAAGAATTAAAAAAGAGATTTCGTCGCGGAAGAACCAATAAATTATCATTAGAAAATCGTATTTTAATGACTTTAGAATATTGAAGAGAATATAGAACTTATTTTCATATTGCAAAAAGTTATGATATTAGTGAAAGTAGTTGTTATAGAAATATCAAATGAATTGAAGACACTTTAATAAAACACCCTAATTTTCAACAACTTACTGGTCAAAAATCACTATTAAAAGATTAG
- a CDS encoding IS1/IS1595 family N-terminal zinc-binding domain-containing protein — protein sequence MEKIIQELVNTLTDDQFLEFYEKVKQQAELIKKQKRLNEIDQKFRAQGIKCPKCESYHCVKNGHNSEGKQKYLCKNCRASFDAFRNHFIYWSHLNYEQWNLLIQISLLGQSSKTISRFIKTTLKTAWYNRQKLMKSKQLENTQLKFKKLSGKIQIDETFIKEIHKGNFKYKTDPRRIHLDPFATNTKCCIQMAIDNNNNIYVKSTNTKRLQKQWVIENMNKELINENSIITSDMQKLYFLVAKQTNSTLCVTKTTINPEASYRNLNKISKLQSSLKEALIHYHGLGFTNIQNYLNLWKWKYQHKGLTPNQQTAVLYFNV from the coding sequence ATGGAAAAAATAATTCAAGAACTAGTAAATACTTTAACAGATGATCAATTTTTAGAATTTTATGAAAAAGTCAAACAACAAGCAGAATTAATAAAAAAACAAAAACGTTTAAATGAAATTGATCAAAAATTTAGAGCGCAAGGTATTAAATGCCCTAAATGTGAATCTTACCATTGCGTTAAAAATGGACATAATTCAGAAGGAAAACAAAAATATTTATGTAAAAATTGCCGTGCAAGTTTTGACGCTTTTCGTAATCATTTTATTTATTGAAGTCATTTAAATTATGAACAATGAAATTTATTGATTCAAATTTCATTGCTGGGGCAATCTAGTAAAACAATTTCTCGTTTTATTAAAACTACATTAAAAACTGCTTGATATAATCGTCAAAAATTAATGAAATCAAAACAATTAGAAAATACCCAATTAAAATTTAAAAAATTATCTGGTAAAATCCAAATCGATGAAACATTTATTAAAGAAATCCATAAAGGAAATTTCAAATATAAAACTGATCCACGAAGAATTCACCTTGACCCATTCGCAACTAATACTAAATGCTGTATTCAAATGGCAATTGATAATAATAACAATATTTATGTTAAATCCACAAACACCAAACGTTTACAAAAACAATGAGTTATTGAAAATATGAACAAAGAATTAATTAACGAAAATTCAATTATTACTTCCGATATGCAAAAATTATATTTTTTAGTAGCAAAACAAACAAATTCTACTTTATGTGTAACTAAAACAACAATTAATCCTGAAGCTAGTTATCGTAACTTAAATAAAATCAGTAAATTACAATCTAGTCTTAAAGAAGCCTTAATTCATTATCATGGTTTAGGTTTTACTAATATTCAAAATTATTTAAATCTCTGAAAATGAAAATACCAACATAAGGGTTTAACTCCAAATCAACAAACAGCGGTATTATATTTTAATGTATAA
- a CDS encoding UPF0236 family transposase-like protein → MLFDREKEYKNLLNKRKEEIEIRDIQIFKSRNKKIYIAVKIKPRTITTEFGKLTFKRHIYKYYTNKKWKYVALIDEELNLKKYSKLDTQLIELIKNELGSGKRYQDIIDMYPETKLSPMTISRIFF, encoded by the coding sequence ATGTTATTTGATAGAGAAAAAGAATATAAAAATTTATTAAATAAAAGAAAAGAAGAAATTGAAATACGGGATATCCAAATTTTTAAAAGTAGAAATAAAAAAATATATATCGCTGTAAAAATCAAACCTCGAACAATTACTACCGAGTTTGGAAAGCTAACTTTTAAAAGACATATCTATAAATATTATACAAATAAAAAGTGAAAATATGTTGCACTAATTGACGAGGAACTCAATTTAAAAAAATATTCTAAATTAGATACTCAATTAATAGAATTAATAAAAAATGAATTAGGATCAGGCAAAAGATATCAAGATATTATTGACATGTATCCTGAAACAAAATTATCACCCATGACAATTTCTAGAATATTTTTTTAA